GGTTGGGTTGGGTATTCTCTGATACACAGAGAACGGCTTTCGCCCATGGCACCAGATTTGAAGAGTTTGTGGGATCCCCAATTATGGCAGAAGCTCTAGCCATTCGTCAAGCTCTAGTGGAGGCTCGCAACATGGGCATCAATGATCTACAGGTTAATTCAGACTCTCAAGTTCTAATCAGAGTCATCAACAAGAAAGAACTAATCAAGGAGCTTGTAGGAATCCTCCAAGATATCTATGAACTCGCTTGTTGTTTTTCTTCTATCTGCTTTATTTACATTTCGCGTAAGGACAACTCTACTGCTGATTCACTTGCAAAACAGGCTCTCTGTGCCTCCATTTCAAGATAATCACTTTTCTTTATTAATACAATcgtcgttcaaaaaaaaaagtattcttTCATTCACCAAATAGCGTAAAAGTGACACCTTACTTGAATATTCTTATTCCAttctttcttttatcttttaaaaatgtagaattcagttaaatataaaaaagattGTAATGGATGTAGCTATGTTTCAAAGATATTCTAAGACATTTATGTAGATATTGGGGAGGCATTGATGtagaatttataatttttaccATCTACGTGATGCAAACCAAGCTTCCATAACATCTAATGAGTTTCCTCCCATCTCTCAAACCTATGAGAGCACCTTCAGGGAGGGTCTCTCAAGTAGTTTCTtgccaatataaaaataaaatatattgaataacGAAGAGAGATGGTGAAATGGAAAAAACTGTTCTTTGAAATATCCCATCAAAAATGCTGAGAATCTTTTGTTTACATGTCATTTTCTTATtgtcttagtttttttattttgtttaaattttattttgataatgacatgttaatgaaaataataatatttaatttggtTAGGTACTATTAGGAGTAGAACCTCACCACTAGTTTGTCAACAGACTGAATGATGTGATGGATTCTTATGGGGGTTGTGCTTACTACTTTCATGTAGCACAAGATTCTCAGACAATTTGATTGTAATTTTCCTGGCACGGTAAAGAATAGTATCTTCACCCTGAACAATTTCAAAATTATCTTAGATAATTTTTTCAGCCAAACTACTTGATATATTTCTAGAATATTTTTGTGCATGTATGATCAAGATTTTCaggaaattttttaatttaaattgcATAAAACCATATCCCCCTAGAGAATACATGAGgtcttgtttcttttatttttggataTCGGATTCATGTCCTTTTAAAGGTTTTTAACTACCTCCACTTGGAGTTGTAGATCATTTCTCTCACGTTTATGTCATTTGTAACCGATTTCCTTCAGTTACTTTTCCCTATCGTTAAATGATACTAGTTCACATGTAAGGGTAGGGCCCTAATTTGCAATCGCGTCCGTGCTTTTTAGTGGCTGTTCACATTACAggttttttcttcattttttttttgtttgttcttctgGCTAACGGTTTTGATTATAATATAGTAAACGTATACAATGATTATGTAGTGGTAAACTGCCAGTCGGAAAATAGGATAATATAGTCCAAAATCGTTGGTGCCGTTTAAGAGGAGTgatatttaaacaaaatttgcAGAACTTCTTATGCTAGAGCCCGTTGTAGTGATGATGATAACTCAACCAGCCATCTTTCTATTTTAACGTgatttaaaagaaacaaaaaacgtGATTAAAGGACACAAAATTGACTGGTATTaattagttataatatttgATCCAAGAAAAAAACGTGatctaaaagaaacaaaaacgtAATTAAAGAGCATAAAATTGACTCATGTTAGTTATAATATTTGATCCAAGAAACAATCTTCCTGTCCTGCATGATCAACCTGTACATACATGCAACATACACACTATTATTCAGGTTAATCTAAAGTGAGCCAATAATGTAATAATGCATAAAGTGACCAACAGATTTTTCACCACACTCTTAAAAGCACTACAAACAAGTAATAATAATTACACATTTTAATTAATCGGATTCAAAAATAATAGCAATTTTATGGtgttattaaatgtaaataatgATCTTCCTAAATACcatatcaaaaaatatgaatgacAGGAAAATAAAAACAGGTTTTCAATCTTAagttataaaattttcatatgaACTAATAAACAACATTTGATGAtagcgaaaaaaaaaacaaatgaaaagtgATTCTAAGGCACACTAACTATATGCTATCACAtaaacatacatttatattatattaatgtgTCTTTagctatataaaatatatgattaacatgATGACATATATCAACTAACATATGTTATTTAGTTAACATTATAATCATACGACCAAATGCCAAAAAAACTTTTTTGGTAATCATGTTAAATCCAtgatgtgtttcaaaaaaaagagagtgttATCTATATAACATATGTTAGTTGATACATATCGTTACATAAGCCATGTGGTTCGTGGTTATTGATACATTAAAATTTGTCTAGATCAATATTTTTTAGATGTGGAACTAtgtgatatttataactcatgTAGTCGGTTaaattattttccaaaaataatacattttaaagGCAAATTAATAATACTGGCCtacaaaatcaaaagaaaaatctgAAATGTATGGTCGATGGTGTGTAACGTGTGCGGGtgatattttttagtttaaatgtGACGGGTGAAACACGTCAAAACAAAAGAAGCGACATCGAGTATAAATAGGCACTACTCAGCGCTCATAATCACATATCACTCTCACTCGCAGCTTTTAATCTAAGATTAACACCCTCGAGTCTCAGGTTtctctctttatctctctctgTTAGTACAAGTTTCCTCTTTTATGTATGTGAATTCAATCATGTCAAAGACTAATAGGAGACATATTAAAATATTCCCCGTAATGGAGCCTGAAAAATGATATTTCAATGGAAACAATATTTTAAAGGAGACGGGATGTGGTAGCTCACTTGGTAAGGACCTTGTGGGCCAATTGTCATGCTCACGGGTTCGACGCCAAGCGGAGGCGAACTACCCATTCTGTCATCAAATGCGGTACTGGGTGTTGGGCCTTGTCCCCAGCCCAGGTAAAGCCCTCCcgggtgaagtggaccgctgcctAACCGGGCCCAGGGGAATGACCCACGTAAGTGGGGaacccctggattatcaaaaaaaaaaaaaaaaaaaaaatattttaaaggagACATTTACTTCATTTTTCTTTAGTCATATATAAACAGAGTTTGTGTTACTTCTGTTTCCTGTCTTGCATCATTTTTGCTGTTAGTTAGTGTGTTTTTGAAAGaagagttttatttttaaaggttTTCGTTGAAGTTAGAAGATGGAAACAATGTCTGAAAAAGTGGGAGCGGTCGGTGGTAACAAAGGCGGACCATTTGACGATGGTGTCTTCGATGGTGTGAAGAAAATAACTGTGGGAAAAGACTTCCACAGTGTTTCTTATATCAAGATTGAGTACGAAAAGGATGGAAAATTTGAAACCCGTGAACATGGAACCATTCGTGGAGAACTTCAAGAGGTAATAGTCTAATAGATCCTGGCTTTGTTATTCTTCAGTATGTTACCTTTACTGCCTtgtacatttgtttttttttactgaaccTTGTACATTTGTTGTTTCTAATGGAAAATGAAATCTAGTTCACGGTGGATTATCCGAACGAATATATCACATCTGTTGGTGGAAGCTACGAACATGTTTTAAGCTATGGAACAGTGCTGATCAAATCTTTACGCTTCAAAACCTCATATGGAAGGACCTCTCCCATACTCGGTCATACGACGTTGTTTGGAAATCCAGATGGGAGAGAATTCTTGCTAGAGGGTAAAGATGGTGGAAAGCTTCTAGGTTTCCATGGACGTTCTGGTCAAGCTCTTGATGCCATTGGTCCTCACTTCTTCGCTGTGAAATCCCCTCTTAAGCACTATAACCGTCAAGGTGGGAACGGAGGGAGTGCTTGGGACGATGGCGCTTTTGACGGTGTTAGAAAAATACTTGTTGGCCGTGGTGGTAAATTTGTGAGTTATGTGAGGTTTGAGTATGCAAAAGGCCAAGGAATGGTGCCACATGCTcatgggaagagacaagagGTTCCACAGGAGGTATTAATTGTTGATATACAATTTGCTTAATTTCGTGTTTATTgagatttcttaaaaatatattttttggttgCAGTTTGTGGTAGATTATCCTAATGAACATATTACGTCAGTGGAGGGAACCATCGATGGCTATCTTACATCGCTTAAGTTTAAGACATCAAAAGGAAGAACTTCCCCTGCTTTTGGCAATGTGGCTGGTAGGAAATTTGTGTTCGAGGAAAAAGATTTCAAGCTTGTCGGGTTTTGTGGTCGGTCCGGTGACGCTATCGATGCTATTGGCGCACATTTTGCCCCTCTtccacctccacctccacctccaGCTCCAACTCCTGCTCCAACTCCAACTCCAGCTCCAGCTCCAACTCCAGCgcccaccaccaccacaaagATGGGACCGCTCGGAGGTAACAAAGGAAACACATTCGACGATGGCATTTTGGATGGTGTGAAGAAAATAATCATCGCAGCAGATGAGTACAGTATAACTTATATCAAGATCGAATACGAAAAGGATGGAAAAGTAGAGATACGTGAACATGGGACAAATCGTGGGGAGCTAAAAGAGGTCAAAATATAatcatatgtttttaatttgttaacaTTCAGTTAGTTCACTATTAACTCGTGGTGTTTTGAACTTAAAATGAAAATACAGTTTTCGGTGGCCTATCCGAATGAATATATCACAGCCGTTGGTGGAAGCTACAAGCATATTTTCAACTATGATACAACGCTTATTAAATCGCTATACTTCACAACCTCCAAAGGATTTACGTCTCCATTGTTCGGTGAGATGAAGGGAACAGAGTTCGAGTTCAAAGGCGAAAATGGAGGAAAGCTTGTTGGATTCCATGGACGTGGTGGCTATGCTATTGATGCCATCGGTGCACATTTTGCTCAAGCTAcaacctcttcttcatcttctctcatCAAAGTGGAAGCTGTAGGAGGAAAGGGTGAAGTAACATTCGACGATGGTTCTTTTGATCATGTAAGAAAAGTTTTTGTTGGTCAAGGCAATTCTGGTGTGTCCTATATCAAGTTCGAATACGAGAAAGACGGCAGAATTGTGACACACGAGCACGGACAAAAGACATCTCTAGGAACAGAGGAGTTCGAGGTTGGTCAAGGCGACGACATCACATCTGTGAAAGTTTACTACGATAAACTCTATGGCTCGAAGGCAGAAATAATAACGTCTCTTACATTCAAGACACTGAAGGGCATCACCTCTCAGCCGTTTGGAATGACCTCAGCGAATTTGTCATTACTCGAAGGTGGCAAAATCACCGGCTTTCATGGAAGTTCGACGGACGTTCTTCATTCTATTGGAGCCTATATTTCGGCTTCTCCTCGGACGATGTTGCATGGCAAGTGGATTCAGGTACGTACGTAGTATGGATGAATGTACAGATCGGTTTGGTTCcatattctgtttttttttcaatcatttCATTATGGAGATTTCACTTTTCATTCGGTTCGATCAATTCGGCTTTTGATTATATGGTATGAAAGTAAATAGTGTtcttattaaaagaaaaaatgtaacaGTTCGAAAATGTTGATTCTTGTTTAGAAATGTAGAATAGATTTTTGTCCCATTTGTCTTTATAGATAGCGGTATTTGTTCATTATTTGTCTATATGAAAATTATAGGTGTTATTATAACATGTactcagtatatatatatgtttatttttggtCATGTCTATTTTGGTTCAAAAATTAGaatagatttttgtttgcttTCTCTATTCTTTGCATACTCCTCGTGAAcaagattatttttttcatgtgtAACCGTGATGTTAATTGTGTTATGAAACATGTGGTTACTCTTATTATTAGGTGGAGCAAAAAGGAAAGACTCCTGGACCAAGATGTTCCCACGCTATTGCAATGGTTGGAAACAAAATGTACGCTTTTGGAGGAGAGCTAACTCCAAAttttcacatcgatcgacacctcTACTTCTTCGATTTCAAGACTCACAGATGGTCAGTCGCTGATCCAGACGGTGACGTTCCTGAGCTCCCTTGCTTAGGCGTTTGCATGGTAGCCATCGGCACTACACTCTATGTCTTCGGTGGCCGCGATGGCCACCGTAACTACAACGGCTTCTACTCTTATGATACGGTTAAAAGCGAGTGGAAACTCATAACTCACGTCAATAAAGGACCTGCGCCGCGTAGCTTCCATTCGATGGCTGCCGATAACAAGAACATCTATGTCTTTGGTGGAGTGAGTACTACAGTACGTGTCAACACACTTCATGCTTACAACATCATTGATCAGAAGTGGACCGAGCTTCCGAACCCAGGAGAGTCTTGCAAAGGGAGAGGTGGAGCAGGGCTCGCGGTTGTGCAAGGGAAAATTTGGGTTGTGTATGGATTTATTGGGGATGAAGTGGATGATGttcattgctttgatctagttgaAAGAAAGTGGACTAAAGTGGAAACAAGGGGTGAAAAGCCATGGGCGAGAAGCGTGTTTGCACTGGCGGTTGTGgggaaatatataattatatctgGAGGTGAGATTGAGATGGACCCAAAGGCTCATTTAGGTCCCGGGAAATTGGCCGGTGGAACTTTCGTGTTGGACACTGAAAGTTTGTTGTGGGAGAAACTTGAGGAAGGTCATAGCCCTCGTGGATGGATCGCATCCACAACTGCGTCCATTGATGGGAAAAGAGGGTTGTTGATGCATGGAGGGAAAGCTCCAACCAACGGTCGTTATGAAGACATCTTTTTCTATGGAGTAGACTCTGCTTAAGAGTTAAGACCGTTCAGTGGTTTGGTGGGGTTTGTGAGTTTTAAGACATCATTTGCTTGTgtgttttaaaaatgtctaCATTTTCCGTGTGTTTGGTCTTTATGAAATAAATCCAATCAATAAGAGTATAACTGGGTTTTCAAATAATGTATGTGTgtgtaaatcattttattttactgCTACAAACAATCATATCAGTTTTACTGGATAACTTGAATACGAACGCGGATtagatttcttttctttttttggttgatttacaaaatcaactaaataaaataattatgctatgttaatatattagatGTTTGATTAGTTGGTTTTCtgctttttttttagtttgaatatATATTCACAGTCATCAGTGACAGCAACAAAAGAAATTTCATATAACttatatggatttttttttgtttatgttataaattaattagttatgttatatatttggttttatattgtgtaattatacaataatatttaaatttaaattttcaatattattatataacagTATATGTTTTTGTACATATTGTATGAcagttataattaattaaaattatatttaaatattgcaACATTTGTACATAACTTATTAAtttcaaataaacaaatatatgaacattttttttgctgacaaaaaaaaaatgataaacattataattcttgtttagattatttatagtagctatatatttagtttattgtTTTGAGTTTATTGTTTAGAGATTGTTTCTTAAAGTATATTGTACTGAAACTCTTGAACTCATATTGTATGATGCATATGTAAGTTTTCTTCTTATACGCATCATTTAACTTTCATTTCCTAATTTCATATACTATATAAACTCAACTTTCGATTTCTAATCTTATTTTGAAGGGAACTAAAATACATATTTCATGTTCAAAGACTTACTTTGGGCAGCTGGCGAAGTTGAAGCGTGGAGGAATATTGAAAATTTATCCATCAGTGCTGCTTCGGGTATGTACAGGTCCACCAACTATCCATACAAGTTGACTTTCGTACACCACACTGGTATCACTCCGTCAACTCTGCAAAATGACGACATCTTTCTTAGTCTGGTTTATTTCCAAACAATACAAAGTTGAACACAAATGTGCTTCtttattgataattttttgttttcttaaatttCCCGCGTcagattttctttttacataAAACTTGCATATACACTTAAGAT
The sequence above is drawn from the Brassica napus cultivar Da-Ae chromosome A8, Da-Ae, whole genome shotgun sequence genome and encodes:
- the LOC106360475 gene encoding myrosinase-binding protein 2-like → METMSEKVGAVGGNKGGPFDDGVFDGVKKITVGKDFHSVSYIKIEYEKDGKFETREHGTIRGELQEFTVDYPNEYITSVGGSYEHVLSYGTVLIKSLRFKTSYGRTSPILGHTTLFGNPDGREFLLEGKDGGKLLGFHGRSGQALDAIGPHFFAVKSPLKHYNRQGGNGGSAWDDGAFDGVRKILVGRGGKFVSYVRFEYAKGQGMVPHAHGKRQEVPQEFVVDYPNEHITSVEGTIDGYLTSLKFKTSKGRTSPAFGNVAGRKFVFEEKDFKLVGFCGRSGDAIDAIGAHFAPLPPPPPPPAPTPAPTPTPAPAPTPAPTTTTKMGPLGGNKGNTFDDGILDGVKKIIIAADEYSITYIKIEYEKDGKVEIREHGTNRGELKEFSVAYPNEYITAVGGSYKHIFNYDTTLIKSLYFTTSKGFTSPLFGEMKGTEFEFKGENGGKLVGFHGRGGYAIDAIGAHFAQATTSSSSSLIKVEAVGGKGEVTFDDGSFDHVRKVFVGQGNSGVSYIKFEYEKDGRIVTHEHGQKTSLGTEEFEVGQGDDITSVKVYYDKLYGSKAEIITSLTFKTLKGITSQPFGMTSANLSLLEGGKITGFHGSSTDVLHSIGAYISASPRTMLHGKWIQVEQKGKTPGPRCSHAIAMVGNKMYAFGGELTPNFHIDRHLYFFDFKTHRWSVADPDGDVPELPCLGVCMVAIGTTLYVFGGRDGHRNYNGFYSYDTVKSEWKLITHVNKGPAPRSFHSMAADNKNIYVFGGVSTTVRVNTLHAYNIIDQKWTELPNPGESCKGRGGAGLAVVQGKIWVVYGFIGDEVDDVHCFDLVERKWTKVETRGEKPWARSVFALAVVGKYIIISGGEIEMDPKAHLGPGKLAGGTFVLDTESLLWEKLEEGHSPRGWIASTTASIDGKRGLLMHGGKAPTNGRYEDIFFYGVDSA